One uncultured Alphaproteobacteria bacterium genomic region harbors:
- the yidC gene encoding Membrane protein insertase YidC, whose product MSEQRNVILAVILSIAILLGYQYFFMKPVPQQAVPPQQPAVSDSAAPEAPAGVAPGAESAQPAQTFRTREEVVAEGDRVSIDTPRLKGSISLVGGRLDDLTLATYKETEQPDSPDVTLLSPSGAPKPYFVEMGWSTSDTAVKLPNAQTRWSANGAKLTPSTPVELWWDNGEGLTFIRTLAVDERYVFTVTQRVENSTGRDVTLYPYGLIARVGLPKLEGYSVLHEGPLGVVDGKLEEVKYDKLKDTPFSATTTGGWVGITDKYWLTALLFDQGTQVQIKFAHRTAGGVDRYQVDYLAAGVTVPAGQSKEVTNRVFAGAKEVKTISAYEEKFGIDKFDRAIDFGWFYFLTKPFFYILDYLYKLFGNFGLAILGFVVLLRLAMFPLANKSYRSMNAMKRVQPELKKLQERHKDDKARLQQEMMSLYKREKANPMSGCLPMLIQIPVFFALYKVLFITIEMRHAPFYGWITDLSAPDPTNVFTLFGLIPWTPPELMHLGIWPLLMGISMWLLQKMSPTPPDPTQAKIMQFLPIIFTFMLAKFAAGLVIYWAFSNCLSILQQYVLLKTEKPLAHHQHPKT is encoded by the coding sequence ATGTCCGAACAGCGTAACGTCATCCTCGCGGTGATCCTCTCGATCGCCATTCTGCTCGGCTACCAGTACTTCTTCATGAAGCCGGTGCCGCAGCAGGCGGTGCCGCCGCAGCAGCCCGCCGTTTCGGATTCCGCGGCGCCCGAGGCGCCCGCCGGGGTCGCTCCCGGGGCCGAGAGCGCCCAGCCGGCGCAGACCTTCCGCACCCGCGAGGAGGTGGTGGCCGAGGGCGACCGCGTGAGCATCGACACGCCGCGCCTCAAGGGCTCGATCTCGCTGGTCGGCGGCCGCCTCGACGATCTCACCCTCGCCACCTACAAAGAGACCGAGCAGCCGGACAGCCCCGACGTCACCCTGCTGTCGCCCTCGGGCGCGCCCAAGCCCTATTTCGTCGAGATGGGCTGGAGCACCTCGGACACCGCGGTGAAGCTGCCGAACGCGCAGACCCGCTGGTCCGCCAACGGCGCCAAGCTCACGCCCTCGACCCCGGTCGAGCTGTGGTGGGACAACGGCGAGGGCCTCACCTTCATCCGCACCCTCGCGGTCGACGAGCGCTACGTCTTCACCGTTACCCAGCGGGTCGAGAATTCCACCGGGCGCGACGTCACCCTCTATCCCTACGGCCTGATCGCGCGCGTCGGCCTGCCGAAGCTCGAAGGCTACTCGGTGCTGCACGAGGGCCCGCTCGGCGTCGTCGACGGCAAGCTCGAAGAGGTCAAGTACGACAAGCTCAAGGACACGCCGTTCTCCGCCACCACCACCGGCGGCTGGGTCGGCATCACCGACAAGTACTGGCTGACCGCGCTGCTGTTCGACCAGGGCACCCAGGTGCAGATCAAGTTCGCCCACCGCACCGCGGGCGGCGTCGACCGCTATCAGGTGGACTACCTCGCCGCTGGCGTGACGGTTCCGGCCGGGCAGTCGAAGGAGGTCACCAACCGGGTGTTCGCGGGCGCGAAGGAGGTCAAGACGATCTCCGCCTACGAAGAGAAGTTCGGCATCGACAAGTTCGACCGCGCCATCGACTTCGGCTGGTTCTATTTCCTCACCAAGCCGTTCTTCTACATTCTCGACTACCTCTACAAGCTGTTCGGCAACTTCGGCCTGGCGATCCTCGGCTTCGTGGTGCTGCTGCGCCTCGCGATGTTCCCGCTCGCCAACAAGTCCTACCGCTCGATGAACGCGATGAAACGCGTGCAGCCGGAGCTCAAGAAGCTTCAGGAGCGCCACAAGGACGACAAGGCCCGCCTGCAGCAGGAGATGATGTCGCTCTACAAGCGCGAGAAGGCCAACCCGATGTCGGGCTGCCTGCCGATGCTGATCCAGATCCCGGTGTTCTTCGCCCTCTACAAGGTTCTGTTCATCACCATCGAGATGCGCCACGCGCCGTTCTACGGCTGGATCACCGACCTTTCGGCGCCGGACCCGACCAACGTCTTCACCCTGTTCGGGCTGATCCCGTGGACGCCGCCGGAGCTGATGCACCTCGGCATCTGGCCGCTGCTGATGGGCATCTCGATGTGGCTGCTGCAGAAGATGTCGCCGACCCCGCCGGACCCGACGCAGGCGAAGATCATGCAGTTCCTGCCGATCATCTTCACCTTCATGCTGGCGAAGTTCGCGGCGGGCCTGGTGATCTACTGGGCGTTCTCGAACTGCCTCTCGATCCTCCAGCAGTACGTGCTGCTGAAGACCGAGAAGCCCCTCGCCCACCATCAGCATCCGAAGACGTGA
- a CDS encoding Inositol monophosphatase → MAALDRALIDLALRLAEAAAPVAKRYFRQPIPIDDKADASPVTVADREIEQTLRRILAVERPEDGVIGEEFETVREGARHTWVIDPIDGTRSFITGKPCFGTLIGLLHEGEAVLGVISQPITGETWLGAAGHASTMNGAEIRVRGGRSLDQAYLYSTGPEIFRADDERAAFARLSGRVKHTRYGADCYAYGLLAMGCVDLVCEAGLKVYDYAALLPVIRGAGGLISDWSGEAPVLAASGTTGRILAAGDGALFAAAQEALAEPF, encoded by the coding sequence ATGGCGGCGCTCGACCGCGCGCTGATCGATCTGGCGCTCCGCCTCGCCGAGGCGGCGGCGCCGGTGGCGAAGCGCTACTTCCGCCAGCCGATCCCGATCGACGACAAGGCGGACGCGAGCCCGGTCACCGTCGCCGACCGCGAAATCGAGCAGACCCTCCGCCGCATCCTCGCCGTCGAGCGCCCGGAAGACGGGGTGATCGGCGAGGAGTTCGAGACGGTGCGCGAGGGCGCGCGCCACACCTGGGTGATCGACCCGATCGACGGCACCCGCAGCTTCATCACCGGCAAGCCGTGCTTCGGCACGCTGATCGGCCTGCTGCACGAGGGCGAGGCGGTGCTCGGGGTGATCAGCCAGCCGATCACCGGCGAAACCTGGCTCGGCGCCGCCGGTCACGCCTCGACGATGAACGGCGCGGAGATCCGCGTGCGCGGCGGGCGCAGCCTCGATCAGGCCTACCTCTATTCGACCGGGCCGGAGATCTTCCGCGCGGACGACGAACGCGCCGCCTTCGCCCGCCTGTCGGGCCGGGTCAAGCACACCCGCTACGGCGCCGACTGCTACGCCTACGGCCTGCTGGCGATGGGCTGCGTCGATCTGGTCTGCGAGGCGGGGCTCAAGGTCTACGACTACGCCGCCCTGCTGCCGGTGATCCGCGGCGCGGGCGGGTTGATTTCCGACTGGTCGGGCGAGGCGCCGGTTCTCGCGGCGTCGGGTACGACCGGCCGGATCCTCGCGGCGGGCGACGGCGCGCTGTTCGCCGCCGCGCAAGAGGCCCTCGCCGAACCGTTCTGA
- the engB gene encoding putative GTP-binding protein EngB (Evidence 3 : Function proposed based on presence of conserved amino acid motif, structural feature or limited homology), producing the protein MADPVVTAEEERARLEAGRVLFAQSCDFMLGVAKAAQLPVTGLDEIAFVGRSNVGKSSLINALTGRRTLARTSNTPGRTQQLNFFDLGGRVILVDLPGYGFAKAPKNQVDGWTQLILDYLRGRRALVRAMLLIDARHGLKDKDRTVMSTLDAAAVNYQIVLTKADKVKASELDAVIGATRTEAATHVAAHPDVLVTSSETGFGIAEVRAVLAEIAARG; encoded by the coding sequence ATGGCGGATCCCGTCGTCACCGCCGAAGAGGAGAGGGCGCGCCTGGAAGCCGGGCGCGTCCTTTTCGCCCAATCGTGCGACTTCATGCTCGGCGTCGCCAAGGCGGCGCAGCTGCCGGTCACCGGGCTCGACGAGATCGCCTTCGTCGGCCGCTCCAACGTCGGCAAGTCGAGCCTGATCAACGCGCTGACCGGCCGCCGCACGCTCGCGCGCACCTCCAACACCCCGGGCCGCACCCAGCAGCTCAACTTCTTCGACCTCGGCGGGCGGGTGATCCTCGTCGATCTGCCGGGCTACGGCTTCGCCAAGGCGCCGAAGAATCAGGTGGACGGCTGGACCCAGCTGATCCTCGACTATCTGCGCGGACGCCGCGCCCTGGTGCGGGCGATGCTGCTGATTGACGCGCGCCACGGGCTGAAGGATAAAGACCGCACGGTGATGTCGACACTGGACGCCGCGGCGGTCAACTACCAGATCGTCCTGACCAAGGCCGACAAGGTGAAGGCTTCGGAGCTCGACGCCGTGATCGGCGCCACCCGCACCGAGGCCGCCACCCATGTCGCCGCCCATCCCGACGTGCTCGTGACCAGTTCGGAAACCGGTTTCGGCATCGCCGAAGTTCGCGCCGTTCTCGCCGAAATCGCCGCCCGCGGCTAG
- a CDS encoding conserved exported hypothetical protein (Evidence 4 : Homologs of previously reported genes of unknown function): MTAQWIRWVAWVLPAIALTAPLEAAEPRHGLAMHGAPAYPADFTHFAYTNPEAPKGGLLKLHALGGFDTLNPFTLKGMSAAGLGLTYDTLMAAAQDEPFTEYGLVAETVTVPEDRAWARFDLRPEAKWHDGRPITPEDVIFSLETLREKGDPFYRSYYAGVAKVEKTGPHAVTFTFAEAGNRELPLIIGQMPVLPKHYWQGRDFAATTLEPPLGSGPYKVASFETGRTITLERVKDYWGKDVPANAGRYNWDTIRYDYYRDTTVALEAFKSGAFDMIGEYEAKKWATAYDFPAARDGRVIRAEIPKHTPSGMQGFVYNTRHPVFADPRVREALAYAFDFEWTNAALFHGAYSRTNSYFDNSELAASELPSPAELKLLEPFRKDLPPEVFTRVYKAPVTQGPDGIRANLRIALAKLRAAGYALKDGVMTDAAGQELRFEILVNAIQATTFERVVLPFVQNLRKIGVVAEMRVADVNQYQNRMQQFDFDMTTGSFPQSLSPGNEQEGFFGSAVADQPGSRNTAGVRSPAVDAMIRHIVLAKDRDDLIAATRALDRILLWSHYVIPQWFLPYDRLAYWNRFGKPEILTLHGADTSAWWIDKALDARLVR; this comes from the coding sequence ATGACCGCGCAATGGATTCGTTGGGTCGCGTGGGTGCTGCCCGCGATCGCGCTGACGGCGCCGCTCGAAGCCGCCGAGCCGCGCCACGGTCTGGCGATGCACGGCGCGCCCGCCTACCCGGCGGACTTCACCCACTTCGCCTACACGAATCCGGAGGCGCCCAAGGGCGGGCTGCTGAAGCTCCATGCCCTCGGCGGCTTCGATACCCTCAATCCCTTCACCCTCAAGGGGATGTCGGCGGCGGGTCTCGGCCTCACCTACGATACCCTGATGGCCGCCGCGCAGGACGAGCCGTTCACCGAGTACGGTCTCGTCGCCGAAACCGTCACCGTGCCCGAGGACCGCGCCTGGGCGCGCTTCGACCTGCGGCCGGAGGCGAAGTGGCACGACGGCCGCCCGATCACCCCCGAGGACGTGATCTTCTCCCTCGAAACCCTGCGCGAGAAGGGCGACCCCTTCTACCGCAGCTACTACGCCGGGGTCGCCAAGGTCGAGAAGACCGGACCGCACGCCGTCACCTTCACCTTCGCCGAGGCGGGCAACCGCGAGCTGCCGCTGATCATCGGGCAGATGCCGGTGCTGCCGAAGCACTACTGGCAGGGCCGCGATTTCGCCGCCACCACCCTGGAGCCGCCGCTCGGTTCCGGCCCCTACAAGGTCGCGAGCTTCGAAACCGGCCGCACCATCACCCTCGAACGGGTCAAGGACTACTGGGGCAAGGACGTTCCGGCGAACGCCGGCCGCTACAACTGGGATACGATCCGCTACGACTACTACCGCGACACCACCGTCGCGCTCGAAGCCTTCAAGTCCGGCGCGTTCGACATGATCGGCGAGTACGAGGCGAAGAAGTGGGCGACCGCCTACGACTTCCCCGCCGCCCGCGACGGCCGGGTGATCCGCGCGGAGATCCCCAAGCACACGCCTTCGGGGATGCAGGGTTTCGTCTACAACACCCGCCACCCGGTGTTCGCCGACCCCCGGGTGCGCGAGGCGCTCGCCTACGCCTTCGATTTCGAATGGACCAACGCGGCGCTGTTCCACGGCGCGTATTCCCGCACCAACAGCTATTTCGACAATTCCGAACTCGCCGCGTCGGAACTCCCGTCGCCCGCCGAGCTGAAGCTGCTGGAGCCGTTCCGCAAGGACCTGCCGCCCGAGGTCTTTACCCGGGTCTACAAGGCTCCCGTCACCCAGGGGCCGGACGGTATCCGCGCCAATCTCCGGATCGCCCTCGCCAAGCTGCGCGCCGCCGGATACGCGCTCAAGGACGGCGTGATGACCGATGCGGCGGGGCAGGAGCTGCGGTTCGAGATTCTCGTCAACGCGATCCAGGCCACCACCTTCGAGCGCGTGGTTCTGCCGTTCGTCCAGAACCTCCGGAAGATCGGCGTGGTCGCCGAAATGCGCGTGGCGGACGTCAACCAGTACCAGAACCGCATGCAGCAGTTCGACTTCGACATGACCACCGGGTCGTTCCCGCAGTCGCTCTCTCCGGGCAACGAGCAGGAGGGGTTCTTCGGCTCGGCGGTCGCCGACCAGCCCGGCTCGCGCAACACCGCCGGGGTCCGCTCCCCCGCCGTCGACGCGATGATCCGCCACATCGTCCTCGCCAAGGACCGCGACGATCTGATCGCCGCCACCCGCGCGCTCGACCGCATCCTGCTGTGGTCGCACTACGTCATCCCGCAGTGGTTCCTCCCCTACGACCGCCTCGCCTACTGGAACCGCTTCGGCAAGCCCGAGATCCTCACCCTGCACGGCGCCGACACCTCCGCCTGGTGGATCGACAAGGCCCTCGACGCCAGGCTGGTGCGGTGA
- the argB gene encoding Acetylglutamate kinase, protein MTPMEEPMLTISPDDPVDMLVKARTLSEALPYMRKHAGKTFVIKYGGHAMGDPDLAAQFARDVVLLKKVGINPIVVHGGGPQIGRLLERMKIQSTFIDGLRVTDAETIDIVEMVLSGKINKEIVTWVNDAGGLAIGLSGKDGDLVRAKKLTRTQKDPESNIEKVLDLGFVGEPYAVDPHILNTFINSDIIPVIAPIGVGDNGETYNINADTFAGAIAAAVGAARLYMLTDVSGVLDKSGNRLTDLVAAEVHGLIADGTISGGMIPKVETCLDAVEQGVEAAVILNGKVAHTILLEIYTPQGAGTLIRKQ, encoded by the coding sequence ATGACCCCCATGGAGGAGCCGATGCTCACCATCTCTCCCGACGACCCGGTTGACATGCTGGTCAAGGCGCGAACCCTCTCCGAGGCCCTGCCCTACATGCGCAAGCACGCGGGCAAGACCTTCGTGATCAAGTACGGCGGCCACGCGATGGGCGACCCGGATCTCGCGGCGCAGTTCGCCCGCGACGTGGTGCTGTTGAAGAAGGTGGGCATCAACCCGATCGTGGTGCACGGCGGCGGGCCGCAGATCGGCCGCCTGCTGGAGCGGATGAAGATCCAGAGCACCTTCATCGACGGCCTGCGCGTCACCGACGCCGAGACCATCGACATCGTCGAGATGGTGCTCTCGGGCAAGATCAACAAAGAGATCGTCACCTGGGTCAACGACGCGGGCGGCCTCGCCATCGGCCTCTCCGGCAAGGACGGCGACCTGGTGCGCGCGAAGAAGCTCACCCGCACCCAGAAGGACCCGGAATCCAACATCGAGAAGGTTCTCGACCTCGGTTTCGTCGGCGAGCCCTACGCGGTCGATCCGCACATCCTCAACACCTTCATCAACTCCGACATCATTCCGGTGATCGCGCCGATCGGCGTCGGCGACAACGGCGAAACCTACAACATCAACGCCGACACCTTCGCCGGGGCGATCGCCGCGGCGGTGGGCGCGGCGCGCCTCTACATGCTCACCGACGTTTCGGGCGTGCTCGACAAATCCGGCAACCGCCTCACCGATCTGGTCGCCGCCGAGGTCCATGGCCTGATCGCCGACGGCACGATCTCGGGCGGCATGATCCCCAAGGTCGAAACCTGCCTCGACGCGGTGGAGCAGGGCGTGGAGGCGGCGGTGATCCTCAACGGCAAGGTCGCCCACACCATCCTGCTGGAAATCTACACGCCGCAGGGCGCGGGCACCCTGATCCGGAAGCAGTGA